In Arcobacter ellisii, a genomic segment contains:
- a CDS encoding peptidoglycan synthetase has protein sequence MQISSILDIVDGSLLNSPSISFIYSIKTNVNKVKEGDLFITKNLDEIELAIKNGAFAIILEENYPIIDNEIAWIKVKNIELSVIKLIRFKLAVKNLEVYYCQKATYDLLKIYSNNFEQNIKLIPQKLENLFKIIDDIENNDILISSDKNNLDKIYPNCFNFDKTINLDEIDNLIEHSLFETSFSYKGNYFSRLKISSLYLKNFIRVFNLFNQDLDFTKLKSFYHLKPLFLDKSLNLVEFGKSDKFVICQNNEELYKEEIFYIKDKYKYAKTIFISSFKIDFLKDEEQIIIDDLEKLKPIIKDIKFNAIYIIGFNYKDVYEYFMKSEKVLTLF, from the coding sequence GTGCAAATCTCATCTATTTTAGATATAGTTGATGGAAGTTTATTAAACTCTCCATCAATCTCTTTTATATATTCAATCAAAACAAATGTAAATAAAGTTAAAGAAGGTGATTTATTTATCACTAAAAATTTAGATGAAATTGAACTTGCAATTAAAAATGGTGCATTTGCAATAATTTTAGAAGAGAATTATCCAATAATAGATAATGAAATAGCTTGGATAAAGGTTAAAAATATAGAATTATCTGTCATAAAATTAATAAGATTTAAACTTGCAGTTAAAAATCTTGAAGTCTATTATTGTCAAAAAGCAACATATGATTTATTAAAAATTTATTCAAATAATTTTGAACAAAATATAAAATTAATACCTCAAAAGTTAGAAAATCTTTTTAAAATTATTGATGATATTGAAAATAATGATATTTTAATTTCATCTGATAAAAACAACCTTGATAAAATATACCCAAATTGTTTTAATTTTGATAAAACTATAAACTTAGATGAAATTGATAATTTAATTGAACATTCGCTTTTTGAAACATCTTTTTCATACAAAGGTAACTATTTTTCAAGATTAAAAATTTCTAGTTTATATTTAAAAAATTTCATTAGGGTTTTTAATCTATTTAATCAAGATTTAGATTTTACAAAACTAAAATCTTTTTATCATTTAAAACCTCTATTTTTAGATAAAAGTCTTAATCTAGTTGAATTTGGGAAAAGTGATAAATTTGTAATTTGTCAAAATAATGAAGAGTTATATAAAGAAGAAATTTTTTATATTAAAGATAAATATAAATATGCAAAAACTATTTTTATTTCATCTTTTAAAATAGATTTTTTAAAAGATGAGGAACAAATTATAATAGATGATTTGGAAAAATTAAAACCAATAATAAAAGATATAAAATTTAATGCTATTTATATTATAGGTTTTAATTATAAAGATGTTTATGAATACTTTATGAAATCAGAAAAAGTTTTAACACTCTTTTAA
- a CDS encoding sodium ion-translocating decarboxylase subunit beta: MKKNILIAIFLLFSAFALNSFASTPAVETPTEEKQPYHSKTMGELVDSFYATTGIKALFEPQVGVLDSHGKEMTFFAQGYGRIIMIFICFLLFYLAIKKGFEPLLLIPIGFGGLLANIPIANMAGPDGMLGIIYSMGITNQFFPLLIFMGVGAMTDFGPLLANPKTALLGGAAQFGIFGSLVGAVLLAQFVPGINFTLEQAAAISIIGGADGPTSIFVASKLAPELLGAIAVAAYSYMALVPLIQPPIMRVLTTQNERKIKMSTLRKVSKLEKIVFPLVVLSLTLLILPDAAPLIGALCFGNFARESGVVDRLSDTMQNALINIVTIFLGLGVGSKLASEQFLVAETLGIMAIGLLAFAAGTAMGVIMAKIMNLVSSKDSQINPLIGAAGVSAVPMAARVVSKEGQLYDKSNILLMHAMGPNVAGVIGSAVAAGVLLSIFK; the protein is encoded by the coding sequence ATGAAAAAAAATATATTAATAGCTATTTTTCTTCTATTTAGTGCTTTTGCACTAAATAGTTTTGCTTCAACACCTGCTGTTGAAACACCAACAGAAGAAAAACAGCCTTATCATTCAAAAACAATGGGTGAACTAGTTGATTCGTTTTATGCAACAACTGGTATTAAAGCCTTGTTTGAACCACAAGTTGGTGTATTAGATTCACATGGAAAAGAGATGACATTCTTTGCTCAAGGGTATGGAAGAATCATCATGATTTTCATCTGTTTCTTATTATTTTATTTAGCAATTAAAAAAGGGTTTGAACCATTACTATTAATTCCTATTGGATTTGGTGGATTATTAGCAAATATACCAATAGCAAATATGGCAGGACCAGATGGAATGCTAGGAATTATTTATAGTATGGGTATTACAAATCAGTTTTTCCCATTATTAATTTTTATGGGTGTTGGAGCTATGACAGACTTTGGTCCATTATTAGCTAATCCAAAAACTGCATTACTTGGTGGTGCTGCACAATTTGGAATCTTTGGATCACTTGTTGGTGCAGTATTATTAGCACAATTTGTTCCAGGGATTAACTTTACATTAGAACAAGCTGCTGCAATTTCAATCATTGGTGGAGCTGATGGTCCAACATCAATTTTCGTTGCATCAAAACTTGCACCTGAATTACTTGGAGCTATTGCCGTTGCTGCTTATTCATATATGGCATTAGTACCACTAATTCAACCACCAATTATGAGAGTATTAACTACTCAAAATGAGAGAAAAATAAAAATGTCTACACTTAGAAAAGTATCTAAGTTAGAAAAAATTGTTTTCCCATTAGTAGTATTATCATTAACTTTATTAATTTTACCAGATGCTGCACCATTAATTGGAGCATTATGTTTTGGGAATTTTGCAAGGGAATCAGGAGTTGTTGATAGACTTTCTGATACAATGCAAAATGCATTAATTAATATTGTAACAATATTTTTAGGATTAGGTGTTGGTTCAAAACTAGCATCAGAGCAATTTTTAGTAGCAGAGACTTTAGGAATTATGGCAATAGGTCTTTTAGCGTTTGCTGCAGGAACTGCAATGGGTGTAATAATGGCTAAAATAATGAATTTAGTAAGTTCAAAAGATAGTCAAATAAATCCTTTAATTGGAGCAGCAGGAGTATCTGCTGTGCCAATGGCAGCAAGGGTTGTTAGTAAAGAAGGTCAACTTTATGACAAATCGAACATTTTATTAATGCATGCGATGGGTCCTAATGTGGCTGGTGTTATTGGTTCAGCAGTTGCTGCTGGTGTCCTTTTATCGATATTTAAATAA
- the pckA gene encoding phosphoenolpyruvate carboxykinase (ATP), which yields MSEIKDSLGLENVGIVKRNLDVDSLIKYAVENEGAKVSSTGALMIDTGIFTGRSPKDKFFVNQDPSNKYIAWGDINHKVSKEVYEDLLKNSKKQLSNKDIFVTDVYCGASLDSRKSVRFITEVAWQAHFIQNMFIVPQTQEELDNFKPDFTIYNSCKTVDMAYVSHGLHSEVYVIFNVEENTAIIGGTWYAGEMKKGVFSMMNYWLPLEGKLPMHCSANIGKDGDTALFFGLSGTGKTTLSTDPNRALIGDDEHGWDDEGIFNFEGGCYAKVINLDKSSEPEIFNAIKKGAILENVVADENGVVDYTDGSKTENTRVSYPLDHIPNHTPDMRGGHPKNIIFLCADAFGVLPPVAKLDKQQAMYYFLSGYTAKVAGTERGITEPIATFSSCFGEAFLPLNPTVYAELLGKKIDKHNVNVYLVNTGWTGGPYGVGKRMSIKNTRACINAILDGSIENSEFETLPVFNLAIPKTLKGVDTEVLNPRNTWEDKVSYDETKKKLASMYITNFKKYLTLESEYDFTAAGPVL from the coding sequence ATGTCTGAAATTAAAGACTCATTAGGTTTAGAAAACGTTGGAATTGTAAAAAGAAATTTAGATGTAGATTCATTAATCAAATATGCAGTAGAAAATGAAGGTGCTAAAGTATCTTCAACTGGTGCTTTAATGATTGATACTGGTATATTTACAGGAAGAAGTCCTAAAGATAAATTTTTTGTAAATCAAGATCCATCAAATAAATATATTGCATGGGGTGATATTAACCACAAAGTTTCTAAAGAAGTTTATGAAGATTTATTAAAGAATTCTAAAAAACAATTAAGTAATAAAGATATTTTTGTTACTGATGTTTACTGTGGTGCATCTCTTGATTCAAGAAAATCAGTTAGATTTATAACTGAAGTTGCATGGCAAGCACATTTTATTCAAAATATGTTTATTGTTCCTCAAACGCAAGAAGAGTTAGATAATTTTAAACCTGATTTTACAATCTATAATTCTTGTAAAACAGTAGATATGGCTTATGTTAGTCATGGTTTACACTCAGAAGTTTATGTAATATTTAATGTAGAAGAAAATACAGCAATTATTGGTGGAACTTGGTATGCAGGTGAAATGAAAAAAGGTGTATTCTCAATGATGAATTACTGGCTTCCTTTAGAAGGAAAATTACCTATGCATTGTTCTGCAAATATTGGTAAAGATGGAGATACTGCTTTATTCTTCGGATTATCAGGAACAGGAAAAACTACACTTTCAACTGACCCAAATAGAGCTTTAATTGGTGATGATGAGCATGGTTGGGATGATGAAGGAATTTTTAACTTTGAAGGTGGTTGTTACGCAAAAGTTATTAATCTTGATAAATCTAGTGAACCTGAAATTTTTAATGCTATAAAAAAAGGTGCTATTTTAGAAAATGTAGTAGCTGATGAAAATGGTGTTGTAGATTATACTGATGGTTCAAAAACTGAAAATACAAGAGTTTCTTATCCATTAGATCATATCCCAAATCATACTCCAGATATGAGAGGTGGTCATCCAAAAAATATAATTTTCTTATGTGCTGATGCATTTGGTGTTTTACCTCCAGTTGCAAAACTAGATAAACAACAAGCTATGTATTATTTCTTAAGTGGTTATACAGCAAAAGTTGCAGGAACAGAAAGAGGAATTACTGAACCAATAGCTACATTCTCTTCATGTTTTGGGGAAGCCTTTTTACCATTAAATCCTACAGTTTATGCAGAATTATTAGGTAAAAAAATAGATAAACATAATGTAAATGTTTATTTAGTAAATACAGGATGGACAGGTGGTCCTTATGGTGTTGGAAAAAGAATGAGTATTAAAAATACTAGAGCTTGTATTAATGCAATATTAGATGGTTCTATTGAAAATTCAGAATTTGAAACCCTACCTGTGTTTAATTTAGCTATTCCAAAAACATTAAAAGGTGTTGATACGGAAGTATTAAATCCAAGAAATACTTGGGAAGACAAAGTTTCTTATGATGAAACTAAAAAGAAATTAGCTTCAATGTATATTACTAACTTTAAAAAATACTTAACTTTAGAAAGTGAATATGATTTCACAGCTGCAGGACCAGTTTTATAA
- the metG gene encoding methionine--tRNA ligase has protein sequence MQESCKNVYITTPIYYVNDVAHIGHAYTTIIADMLARYTRLIGHETFFLTGTDEHGQKIAQSAEARGKTPKEYADEISGKFKTLWDDFDITYNKFIRTTDVEHKAGVQKAFETMFNKGDIYKGEYEGFYCVSCETFFTEKQLVDEQFCPDCGRPTSIVKEESYFFKLSKYEDKLIKWYEENEDCILPRSKKNEIVNFVKGGLKDLSISRTSFDWGVKLPESMNEPKHVMYVWLDALMNYITALGYGTDNKNMNFWPANVQLVGKDILRFHAIYWPAFLMSLELPLPKHIAAHGWWTRDGEKMSKSKGNVVNPKEVADAYGLDAFRYFMLREVPFGQDGDFSQKALIDRINSDLGNDLGNLLNRISGMSGKYFDYKVSSVDVEKFHKKELDEVNEILASVEKYIFNMQINRYLEEIWKVLTIANKAINDYEPWNLMKENKTAEAMALVALITNIMAKVALLLDSVMPEKIKLIAKSLGMNINTETFNKLIRNQELLADTVITKVDQLFPRIEEILLEQPPVSDETKAECETKKVAKVIELKEEDDNLITIGQFFQTTLKIGTIVEAEEVPKSAKLLKLQVDLGEGRNRQILAGIKEYYKAEELVGTQACVVANLKPAKLMGMLSEGMLMAAKDENGLSLLRPEAPKKSGTKIS, from the coding sequence ATGCAAGAATCTTGTAAAAATGTTTATATAACAACACCAATTTATTATGTAAATGATGTAGCTCATATTGGACATGCATATACAACAATAATCGCTGATATGTTAGCTAGATACACAAGACTTATAGGTCATGAGACATTTTTTCTAACAGGAACTGATGAACATGGTCAAAAAATAGCACAAAGTGCAGAAGCTAGAGGAAAAACTCCAAAAGAGTATGCTGATGAAATTTCTGGTAAATTTAAAACTTTATGGGATGATTTTGATATCACATACAATAAATTCATAAGAACAACTGATGTTGAGCATAAAGCTGGTGTTCAAAAAGCATTTGAAACAATGTTTAATAAAGGTGATATTTACAAAGGTGAATATGAAGGTTTTTACTGTGTATCTTGTGAAACATTTTTTACTGAAAAACAATTAGTTGATGAACAATTTTGCCCTGATTGTGGAAGACCAACTTCAATAGTAAAAGAAGAAAGTTACTTCTTTAAATTATCAAAATATGAAGATAAATTAATCAAATGGTATGAAGAAAATGAAGATTGTATCTTACCTAGAAGTAAAAAAAATGAGATAGTTAACTTTGTAAAAGGTGGATTAAAAGATTTATCAATCTCAAGAACTTCTTTTGATTGGGGAGTAAAATTACCAGAATCAATGAATGAACCAAAACATGTTATGTATGTTTGGTTAGATGCACTTATGAACTATATCACAGCTTTAGGATATGGAACAGACAATAAAAATATGAATTTCTGGCCAGCAAATGTTCAACTTGTAGGAAAAGATATCTTAAGATTCCATGCTATTTATTGGCCAGCATTTTTAATGTCTTTGGAATTACCTCTTCCAAAACATATTGCAGCTCATGGTTGGTGGACAAGAGATGGTGAAAAAATGTCTAAATCAAAAGGAAATGTTGTAAATCCAAAAGAAGTAGCTGATGCTTATGGACTTGATGCATTTAGATATTTTATGTTAAGAGAAGTTCCATTTGGTCAAGATGGAGATTTTTCACAAAAAGCATTAATTGACAGAATTAACTCTGATTTAGGGAATGATTTAGGAAATTTATTAAATAGAATTTCTGGAATGAGTGGAAAATATTTTGATTATAAAGTAAGTTCAGTTGATGTTGAAAAATTCCACAAAAAAGAACTTGATGAAGTTAATGAAATTTTAGCTTCTGTTGAAAAATATATTTTTAATATGCAAATAAACAGATATCTTGAAGAGATTTGGAAGGTTTTAACTATTGCAAATAAAGCAATCAATGATTATGAGCCTTGGAATTTAATGAAAGAAAATAAAACTGCTGAAGCTATGGCTTTAGTTGCTTTAATTACAAATATTATGGCTAAAGTTGCCCTACTTTTAGATTCTGTTATGCCTGAAAAAATTAAACTAATTGCTAAATCGTTAGGTATGAATATTAATACTGAAACTTTCAATAAACTAATAAGAAATCAAGAGTTATTAGCTGATACTGTTATTACAAAAGTTGATCAACTATTCCCAAGAATTGAAGAAATTCTTTTAGAACAACCTCCTGTTTCAGATGAAACAAAAGCTGAATGTGAAACAAAAAAAGTTGCAAAAGTTATAGAATTAAAAGAAGAAGATGACAACTTAATAACTATTGGCCAATTTTTCCAAACAACTTTAAAAATTGGAACAATTGTTGAAGCAGAGGAAGTTCCAAAATCTGCAAAACTTCTAAAATTACAAGTAGATTTAGGAGAAGGAAGAAATAGACAAATTTTAGCTGGAATTAAAGAATACTACAAAGCTGAAGAATTAGTAGGAACTCAAGCTTGTGTTGTTGCAAACTTAAAACCTGCAAAATTAATGGGAATGTTAAGTGAAGGTATGTTGATGGCAGCAAAAGATGAAAATGGTTTATCATTATTAAGACCAGAAGCACCAAAAAAATCTGGAACAAAAATAAGCTAG
- a CDS encoding S24 family peptidase, with the protein MLIVDEIIEKLKDIISADGKNGKVFDKDVAESLELSQANFATMKNRGKIPFSNILNFCAKKKISINWLLYNQNPGSLVDTTDKYWIKYYPSIAVSAGGGAYEAEDNYESLELPTYFVNMLGGKENLKNIDAINVVGDSMEPTLNSDNIIFIDKTKKDVTRDGIYAFTTTHGLFVKRIQRRVDGKLDIISDNKDYPSQILNKNDLEILGKVISSFGLVY; encoded by the coding sequence GTGTTAATAGTTGATGAAATTATAGAAAAATTAAAAGATATAATTAGTGCCGATGGTAAAAATGGAAAAGTATTTGATAAAGATGTTGCTGAATCTCTTGAATTAAGCCAAGCAAATTTTGCTACTATGAAAAATCGAGGAAAGATACCTTTTTCTAATATATTGAATTTTTGTGCAAAAAAGAAAATTTCAATTAATTGGCTTTTATATAATCAAAATCCAGGTTCATTAGTTGATACAACTGATAAATATTGGATTAAATATTATCCTTCTATTGCTGTTAGTGCAGGGGGTGGCGCTTATGAAGCTGAAGATAATTATGAATCATTAGAATTACCAACATATTTTGTAAATATGTTAGGAGGAAAAGAAAATTTAAAAAATATAGATGCTATAAATGTAGTAGGTGATTCGATGGAGCCAACTTTAAATAGTGATAATATTATATTTATTGATAAAACAAAAAAAGATGTAACAAGAGATGGAATATATGCTTTTACTACTACTCATGGATTATTTGTAAAAAGAATTCAAAGGCGTGTAGATGGAAAACTTGATATTATCTCTGATAATAAAGATTATCCATCTCAAATATTGAATAAAAATGATTTAGAAATTTTAGGAAAAGTTATAAGCTCTTTTGGATTAGTATATTAA
- a CDS encoding OadG family protein, with amino-acid sequence MEVNLIAESVKFMFLGMGVVFAFLTIMIFVLKAQGIILTKFFPQEEKKPVNSSPIVTNNTKTEAAKMAAIVAAVQHHKNLKG; translated from the coding sequence ATGGAAGTAAACTTAATCGCAGAATCAGTAAAGTTTATGTTTTTAGGGATGGGAGTAGTATTTGCATTCCTAACAATAATGATATTTGTACTAAAAGCACAAGGGATAATATTAACAAAGTTTTTTCCACAAGAAGAGAAGAAACCAGTAAATAGTAGTCCAATAGTAACAAATAACACAAAAACTGAAGCTGCAAAAATGGCTGCAATAGTTGCTGCAGTACAACATCATAAAAATCTGAAGGGTTAA
- a CDS encoding biotin/lipoyl-containing protein, with the protein MSKKYIDIMDTTFRDGFQSVFGGRVLMKDFFPAVEAAKEAGITHFEFGGGARFQSLFFYLQENAFEMMDKFREIVGPDANLQTLARGINTVMLDTGSRELIDLHAKMFAKHGTTTIRNFDALNDVQNLEYSAECIKKYGLNHEVVVTLMDLPPGCTGAHDVPFYEKTLRNILDSGLPFDSLCFKDASGTSSPQKIYETIQMARRLVGNETHIRLHTHETAGVSVSCYLAALEAGADGIDLAASPVSGGTSQPDILTMLHAVKGKNYDLGGLEIDKILKYQDVLANCLKDYFIPPEATQVSPLIPFSPMPGGALTANTQMMRDNGTLDKFPEVIKAMREVVEKGGYGTSVTPVSQFYWQQAYANVMFGPWKQIAPGYGKMVLGYFGKTPVEPDPEVVKLAAEKLKLEPTKENPLDIADRDEKKKISVWKQRLEIEGIEATEENIFIAAACDEKGIAFLKGESPLNVRKNDSVCDNDKDCKLGENKMANASGNYTVVVDGQRFNVTIAEGNADIQVTPVASSNSVASSTPAPASNGGTEVPAAVNGAVWKILVKEGDRVEKDQQIMILEAMKMEIDITAPVSGVITKILVNNAQAVDEGQTLAIIG; encoded by the coding sequence ATGTCTAAAAAATATATAGATATCATGGACACCACATTTAGAGATGGATTCCAATCTGTCTTTGGTGGAAGAGTCCTAATGAAAGATTTCTTTCCAGCTGTAGAAGCAGCAAAAGAAGCAGGTATAACTCACTTTGAGTTTGGTGGAGGAGCAAGGTTCCAATCTTTATTCTTCTATCTACAAGAAAACGCATTTGAAATGATGGATAAATTTAGAGAAATCGTTGGACCAGATGCAAACTTACAAACTTTAGCTAGAGGTATCAACACAGTAATGCTAGATACTGGTTCTAGAGAATTAATCGACTTACATGCAAAAATGTTTGCAAAACATGGAACAACAACAATCAGAAACTTTGATGCATTAAATGATGTTCAAAACCTTGAATATAGTGCTGAATGTATTAAAAAATATGGTCTTAACCATGAAGTAGTTGTTACACTTATGGATTTACCTCCAGGTTGTACTGGTGCTCATGATGTACCTTTTTATGAAAAAACTTTAAGAAATATTCTTGATAGTGGATTACCATTTGACTCTTTATGCTTTAAAGATGCATCAGGTACTTCATCTCCTCAAAAAATCTATGAAACAATCCAAATGGCAAGAAGATTAGTGGGTAATGAAACTCATATTAGACTTCATACTCATGAAACTGCTGGTGTTTCAGTATCTTGTTATTTAGCAGCTTTAGAAGCTGGAGCTGATGGTATCGATTTAGCTGCCTCTCCTGTTAGTGGTGGAACATCTCAACCAGATATTTTAACTATGCTTCATGCTGTAAAAGGTAAAAACTACGATTTAGGTGGTTTAGAAATTGATAAAATTCTAAAATATCAAGATGTTTTAGCTAACTGCTTAAAAGATTACTTTATCCCACCAGAAGCTACTCAAGTTTCTCCTTTAATTCCATTCTCTCCAATGCCAGGTGGTGCATTAACTGCAAATACTCAAATGATGAGAGATAATGGTACTTTAGATAAATTCCCAGAAGTTATTAAAGCTATGAGAGAAGTTGTTGAAAAAGGTGGATATGGTACATCTGTAACTCCAGTTTCTCAATTTTATTGGCAACAAGCATACGCAAATGTTATGTTTGGTCCATGGAAACAAATTGCTCCTGGTTATGGGAAAATGGTTTTAGGTTACTTTGGTAAAACACCAGTTGAGCCAGATCCAGAAGTTGTAAAACTAGCAGCTGAAAAATTAAAACTTGAACCTACAAAAGAAAATCCTTTGGATATCGCTGATAGAGATGAAAAGAAAAAAATCTCTGTTTGGAAACAAAGATTAGAGATTGAAGGAATTGAAGCAACAGAAGAAAATATCTTTATTGCTGCTGCTTGTGATGAAAAAGGAATTGCATTCTTAAAAGGTGAATCACCTTTAAATGTAAGAAAAAATGATTCTGTTTGTGATAATGATAAAGATTGTAAATTAGGAGAGAATAAAATGGCAAATGCTAGTGGAAACTATACTGTTGTAGTTGATGGACAAAGATTTAATGTAACAATTGCTGAAGGAAATGCAGATATTCAAGTAACTCCTGTTGCAAGTTCTAATTCAGTAGCTTCTTCAACACCTGCTCCTGCTTCAAATGGTGGAACAGAAGTACCAGCAGCTGTAAATGGAGCTGTATGGAAAATTTTAGTAAAAGAAGGTGATAGAGTTGAAAAAGATCAACAAATTATGATTCTTGAAGCTATGAAAATGGAAATAGATATAACTGCACCAGTTTCTGGAGTTATAACTAAAATTTTAGTAAATAATGCACAAGCTGTTGATGAAGGACAAACATTAGCCATTATTGGTTAA
- a CDS encoding bifunctional 3,4-dihydroxy-2-butanone 4-phosphate synthase/GTP cyclohydrolase II produces the protein MNAIQRVQEAIKEIQKGNMVIMLDDEDRENEGDLVYAAPLSSPEKVNFMATHAKGLICVSVTKETANRLQLNPMVSSNTSSYETAFTVSVDAADASTGISAKERDDTIKILSNPISNPLELVRPGHIFPLIAKDGGVLVRTGHTEGSVDLCKLAGLNGEAVICEIMKEDGTMARRDDLDIFAQKYDLKQIYISDLVEYRLSHEKLVEEISSVNKKFFSTDTLQKEFKDHLGNIHTAIIFGDIKQVSHIKFHTIVPDIELFLNDEKLQSMLKTINFLQAKGGVLIFLSDEMRKKETQKDYGIGAQILNSLNIKQIKLMTSGGKHSFVGLQGFGLEIVEEIQIEC, from the coding sequence ATGAATGCAATACAAAGAGTACAAGAAGCTATAAAAGAGATTCAAAAAGGTAATATGGTAATTATGTTGGATGATGAGGATAGGGAAAATGAGGGTGATTTAGTTTATGCTGCTCCTTTAAGTAGTCCTGAAAAAGTTAATTTTATGGCTACACATGCAAAAGGTTTGATTTGTGTATCTGTTACAAAAGAAACAGCAAATAGATTACAATTAAATCCAATGGTTAGTTCTAATACTTCATCTTATGAAACTGCTTTTACGGTTTCTGTTGATGCAGCTGATGCAAGTACAGGAATTAGTGCAAAAGAGAGAGATGATACTATAAAAATTTTATCAAATCCTATTTCAAATCCTTTAGAATTAGTAAGACCAGGTCATATATTTCCATTAATTGCAAAAGATGGTGGTGTTTTAGTAAGAACTGGACATACAGAGGGAAGTGTAGATTTATGTAAATTAGCAGGACTAAATGGTGAAGCCGTTATTTGTGAAATTATGAAAGAAGATGGAACAATGGCAAGACGTGATGATTTAGATATTTTTGCACAAAAATATGATTTAAAACAAATATATATATCTGATTTAGTTGAATATAGATTATCACATGAAAAATTAGTTGAAGAAATTTCAAGTGTTAATAAAAAGTTTTTTTCAACTGATACCTTACAAAAAGAGTTTAAAGACCATTTAGGAAATATACATACAGCAATTATTTTTGGTGATATAAAACAAGTAAGTCATATAAAATTTCATACAATAGTTCCAGATATTGAATTATTCTTAAATGATGAAAAGTTACAATCAATGCTTAAAACAATAAATTTCTTACAAGCAAAAGGTGGAGTTTTAATTTTCTTAAGTGATGAAATGAGAAAAAAAGAGACACAAAAAGATTACGGAATAGGGGCTCAAATCTTAAATTCTTTAAATATTAAACAAATTAAACTTATGACAAGTGGAGGTAAACACTCTTTTGTGGGATTACAAGGCTTTGGTTTGGAAATTGTAGAGGAGATACAAATAGAGTGTTAA